In a single window of the Renibacterium salmoninarum ATCC 33209 genome:
- the serA gene encoding phosphoglycerate dehydrogenase: protein MTAKPVVLLAEELAPATIEALGPDFEIRHTDGADRSQLLSAIADVDAILVRSATQVDAEAIVAAKKLKVIARAGFGLDNVDIKAATQAGVMVVNAPTSNIVSAAELTVGHILSLARHIPAASAALKAGEWKRSKYTGTELYEKKVGIIGLGRIGALITARLQAFETQILAYDPYITSARAAQLGVQLVTLDELLAQSDFITIHMPKTPETVGMIGPEAFKKMKKSAYVINVARGGLIDESALYDALQAGEIAGAGIDVFVKEPSTDLPFFGLDNVVVTPHLGASTDEAQEKAGISVAKSVRLALAGELAPDAVNVAGGVIDSEVRPGIPLIEKLGRVFTALTHASVTQIDVEVAGEIASKDVKALELAALKGIFTDVVSEQVSYVNAPVLAEQRGINVRLITTDEVEDYRNVLTLRGALSDGSQISVAGTLTGPKQTEKLVGVNGYDVEIPMSEHLIVLVYQDRPGVVGTVGGILGEKGINIAGMQVSRADDGNQVLCLLTVDSAVPQDVLDSVRDSIDASTAREVDLES, encoded by the coding sequence GTGACCGCCAAGCCTGTAGTCCTGCTCGCTGAAGAACTTGCCCCCGCAACTATCGAGGCCCTGGGCCCGGATTTTGAGATCCGGCACACCGATGGTGCTGATCGATCTCAACTGCTCTCGGCGATTGCCGACGTCGATGCAATCTTGGTCCGTTCCGCAACCCAGGTCGACGCCGAGGCAATTGTTGCCGCTAAGAAACTTAAAGTTATTGCTCGGGCTGGCTTTGGCCTGGATAACGTCGATATCAAGGCTGCCACCCAGGCCGGTGTGATGGTAGTAAATGCGCCAACGTCAAACATTGTCTCTGCTGCTGAACTAACAGTTGGCCACATACTTAGCTTGGCCCGGCACATTCCAGCAGCTAGCGCAGCGCTCAAAGCAGGGGAGTGGAAGCGCTCAAAGTACACCGGAACCGAGTTGTACGAGAAGAAGGTCGGCATCATTGGCCTTGGCCGAATCGGTGCGCTAATTACCGCACGATTGCAGGCTTTCGAAACTCAGATTCTTGCTTACGATCCATACATCACTTCAGCCCGGGCCGCTCAACTCGGTGTGCAGCTGGTGACTTTGGACGAGCTATTGGCACAGTCGGACTTCATCACGATCCACATGCCTAAGACGCCGGAAACTGTTGGCATGATTGGCCCCGAAGCATTCAAAAAGATGAAGAAGAGCGCCTACGTAATCAACGTGGCCCGCGGCGGATTGATTGATGAATCGGCGCTTTACGATGCGCTACAGGCGGGCGAGATTGCCGGTGCTGGCATTGACGTTTTTGTCAAAGAACCCAGCACCGATCTGCCGTTCTTTGGCTTAGACAATGTTGTGGTCACCCCGCACCTGGGCGCATCGACAGATGAAGCGCAGGAAAAGGCCGGCATCTCTGTTGCCAAATCTGTGCGGCTTGCCCTGGCTGGTGAGCTGGCGCCAGATGCAGTCAACGTTGCCGGTGGCGTCATCGATTCCGAGGTCCGGCCTGGAATCCCGTTGATTGAAAAACTGGGTCGAGTCTTTACCGCGTTGACGCACGCTTCAGTTACCCAAATCGACGTTGAAGTAGCTGGCGAGATTGCCAGTAAGGACGTGAAGGCGTTGGAGCTCGCGGCACTCAAAGGAATCTTTACCGACGTCGTCTCTGAGCAGGTTTCCTATGTCAACGCGCCAGTACTGGCAGAACAGCGCGGCATTAACGTCCGGCTCATCACCACAGACGAGGTCGAGGACTACCGGAACGTGCTCACCCTACGCGGTGCCCTTTCTGACGGTTCGCAAATTTCGGTAGCTGGAACCCTCACCGGCCCTAAGCAGACCGAGAAGCTGGTCGGGGTAAACGGCTACGACGTCGAGATTCCGATGAGTGAGCACCTCATCGTTCTGGTTTACCAGGACCGTCCGGGTGTTGTGGGTACCGTGGGTGGAATCTTGGGCGAAAAGGGCATCAATATCGCTGGGATGCAGGTTTCCCGTGCTGATGATGGCAATCAAGTGCTTTGCCTTCTCACGGTAGATAGCGCGGTGCCGCAAGATGTGCTCGATTCCGTTCGCGACTCCATCGATGCCAGTACCGCCCGCGAGGTTGATCTGGAAAGCTAG
- a CDS encoding MFS transporter, translating into MTIAAPRTVGVSRTWFGLIALSLAFGLVQLDASIVTVALNTIRAAFSGGLSAAQWVLDGYTVPFAAAMLTAGALGDRLGHRKICVGGFALFAAASVLCTLAPDLTWLIAGRVVHGLGAAVFACISE; encoded by the coding sequence ATGACCATTGCAGCGCCTAGAACAGTCGGAGTTAGCCGGACCTGGTTTGGTCTCATCGCGCTGTCTTTGGCTTTTGGCCTGGTGCAACTAGATGCCTCGATTGTGACCGTTGCGCTGAATACCATTCGGGCGGCTTTTAGCGGCGGGCTCTCTGCTGCGCAATGGGTTCTGGACGGATACACCGTACCGTTTGCCGCAGCTATGCTCACCGCTGGAGCCCTGGGCGATCGGCTTGGACATCGAAAGATTTGCGTCGGCGGATTTGCGCTATTTGCCGCTGCCTCAGTGCTCTGCACCCTCGCCCCGGATCTAACTTGGCTCATCGCAGGGCGGGTCGTACATGGCTTGGGCGCCGCAGTCTTCGCTTGCATTAGTGAGTGA
- a CDS encoding MFS transporter, whose product MSDLFPDSAARARALGIWGGVASVGFAAGPLLCGALISSWHWSAIFWINLPLCLLIGSAIWFRTEESPRRARRLDLPGALLGTVALASLTAAIIEVASAVWLSAALLVVALLSGILFALVERRQIEPMIPAGLFRSHGFNWAVGTGFLFNFALYGSLFGVALTFQTKYQLGPLRQWSCGTTTCPIG is encoded by the coding sequence GTGAGTGATTTGTTCCCGGATTCGGCTGCTCGTGCTCGCGCCTTAGGTATTTGGGGTGGCGTGGCTAGCGTGGGATTCGCGGCTGGTCCTTTATTGTGCGGTGCGCTGATCAGTAGTTGGCATTGGTCCGCCATTTTCTGGATCAATCTGCCCTTGTGTTTGCTCATCGGTTCGGCAATTTGGTTTAGAACTGAGGAATCGCCGAGGCGAGCTCGACGGCTAGATCTGCCAGGAGCGCTACTTGGCACCGTGGCGTTAGCATCGTTAACGGCAGCGATTATTGAGGTCGCTAGCGCGGTGTGGCTCAGTGCAGCGCTCCTTGTGGTTGCCCTGCTCAGCGGGATTCTGTTCGCGTTAGTTGAGCGGCGGCAAATTGAACCGATGATTCCCGCCGGACTTTTTAGAAGCCATGGTTTTAACTGGGCAGTTGGTACGGGGTTCCTTTTCAACTTCGCACTATATGGCAGCCTGTTTGGAGTTGCCCTGACCTTTCAGACGAAGTATCAACTGGGGCCGTTAAGGCAGTGGTCTTGCGGTACTACCACTTGCCCTATTGGTTAG
- a CDS encoding MFS transporter gives MPAMTSVALFWAPAEHRGLASGVLNTSRQTGGAIGIAFLGAVIGIAGFAGLVLAMVIVVICYAMAVLSTLQATQSEAKADS, from the coding sequence ATGCCTGCTATGACTTCAGTAGCCCTTTTTTGGGCACCGGCGGAACATCGAGGTCTAGCCAGCGGGGTGCTCAATACTTCTCGTCAGACTGGCGGCGCAATTGGCATCGCCTTTTTAGGTGCGGTGATTGGTATCGCAGGATTCGCTGGATTGGTGCTGGCTATGGTCATTGTGGTGATCTGCTACGCGATGGCCGTGCTGAGTACACTTCAAGCTACGCAATCGGAGGCTAAGGCGGATTCATGA
- a CDS encoding ArsR/SmtB family transcription factor: MTGEADLSRVGELFADRTRSRMLMALASGKELPASVLASEAGVTRSTASSHLKKLSDGGLLAVAVHGRNRYYRLADQQVAEVIEKLLELAPAEPITSLRAETKAAKLRLARTCYDHFAGKLGVAVMESILRHGFLQGGDGRYRFESAREDRPASPGRDIDYQITSAGADFFATLGVQLTNSGRPLVRYCIDWTEQRHHVAGQLGRGIFDRFLAENWIVRRNTGRALQVTDSGVKALKQHFDVVWSG; encoded by the coding sequence ATGACGGGCGAAGCGGATCTTTCTCGAGTAGGTGAACTGTTTGCAGACAGAACTCGAAGTCGAATGCTCATGGCACTAGCGTCGGGCAAGGAACTTCCAGCAAGCGTCTTAGCCAGCGAAGCCGGGGTTACTCGTTCCACGGCGAGTAGCCACCTGAAGAAGCTTTCCGACGGCGGCCTGCTCGCGGTCGCAGTGCATGGTCGAAATCGCTACTACCGCTTGGCTGATCAACAAGTTGCAGAAGTAATTGAGAAGCTATTAGAGCTAGCACCGGCCGAGCCAATTACCTCGTTACGGGCAGAAACTAAAGCTGCCAAACTTCGGTTAGCCCGAACTTGTTACGACCATTTTGCCGGCAAACTCGGAGTTGCGGTGATGGAAAGTATTTTGCGGCACGGCTTTCTTCAAGGCGGCGACGGGCGATACCGGTTTGAGTCTGCCCGCGAAGATCGCCCGGCAAGTCCTGGTAGAGACATCGATTATCAGATCACGTCGGCAGGTGCTGATTTTTTTGCCACATTGGGTGTGCAGCTAACCAATTCTGGCCGGCCGCTAGTTCGCTACTGCATTGATTGGACCGAGCAACGCCATCACGTGGCAGGCCAGTTGGGGCGCGGAATCTTTGATCGGTTCCTTGCCGAGAACTGGATCGTGCGCAGAAACACGGGCAGGGCTTTGCAAGTTACTGACAGTGGTGTGAAAGCGCTCAAACAGCATTTCGACGTCGTCTGGTCAGGCTAA
- the metG gene encoding methionine--tRNA ligase, whose amino-acid sequence MTESSNKRPYYLTTAITYPNGVPHIGHAYEYVSADALARFKRLDGFDVFYMSGTDEHGIKVQQAAEKEGVTPLELVDRNSAAIRAVHDLVESSYDRFIRTTEPEHYLASQELWRRMEANGDIYLDKYTGWYSVRDEAYYTDEQTELRADGIRYAIETETEVTWTEEESYFFRLSNYQEKLLALYEAQPEFAAPQYRFNEVISFVKSGLQDLSISRTSFNWGVPVPGNDKHVMYVWVDALTNYLTGAGFPDESSSQWKYWPADVHIIGKDISRFHAIFWPGFLMSAGLPLPKRVMIHGFLFNNGVKMSKSFGNVVAPADWVAAYGVDAVRFFFLREVSYGQDGNYSHEAIISRKNSDLANNLGNLAQRSLSMVAKNCDGVVPTPGEFSSADQAILAKAQALLAANRASYEVQEFHRALEAIWAVLGDTNAYFADQAPWVLRKTDPERMATVLYVTLEVLRIVALLIQPVMPGSAAKLLDVLGVSAAEGARDFTAVETPLVAGTALPAPSPIFPRYEEPAEASAHGKPQTH is encoded by the coding sequence GTGACTGAGTCTTCTAATAAACGCCCGTACTACCTCACTACGGCCATCACCTATCCCAACGGCGTGCCGCATATCGGCCATGCCTACGAATATGTTTCTGCTGATGCGCTGGCTCGATTCAAGCGTTTAGACGGATTCGATGTCTTTTACATGTCCGGCACCGATGAACACGGCATCAAGGTTCAGCAGGCAGCGGAGAAAGAGGGCGTAACGCCGCTTGAGCTGGTGGACCGCAATTCCGCTGCGATTCGTGCCGTGCACGATCTAGTAGAAAGCAGCTACGACCGGTTCATTCGTACCACCGAACCGGAACACTATTTAGCGTCCCAAGAGCTCTGGCGCCGGATGGAAGCTAATGGCGACATCTATCTAGATAAATACACTGGCTGGTATTCGGTACGTGACGAAGCGTATTACACCGATGAGCAGACGGAACTGCGGGCCGATGGCATCCGATACGCCATCGAAACTGAGACCGAGGTGACCTGGACCGAGGAAGAATCCTATTTCTTCCGGCTTTCGAATTATCAAGAGAAACTTCTGGCCCTCTACGAAGCCCAGCCCGAATTTGCTGCGCCGCAATACCGGTTCAACGAAGTGATCAGCTTTGTGAAATCTGGTCTGCAGGACTTGTCGATTAGCCGCACCTCATTCAACTGGGGAGTGCCTGTTCCCGGAAACGATAAGCACGTCATGTACGTGTGGGTCGACGCACTGACTAACTATTTGACCGGGGCAGGCTTTCCCGATGAGAGCTCATCGCAGTGGAAGTATTGGCCGGCCGATGTGCACATTATTGGTAAGGACATCTCTCGGTTCCACGCGATCTTCTGGCCTGGATTCCTCATGAGCGCTGGCCTGCCGCTGCCGAAGCGTGTGATGATTCACGGATTTTTGTTCAATAACGGCGTCAAGATGTCCAAGTCCTTCGGCAATGTTGTTGCGCCAGCCGATTGGGTCGCAGCTTATGGCGTTGACGCCGTCCGGTTTTTCTTCCTTCGCGAAGTTTCCTACGGCCAAGATGGCAACTACAGCCATGAAGCGATAATCAGCCGGAAGAACTCAGATCTAGCAAATAACTTAGGCAATCTCGCGCAGCGCTCGCTGTCTATGGTGGCCAAGAATTGCGACGGCGTAGTGCCCACACCGGGCGAATTCAGTTCGGCAGACCAAGCTATTCTTGCCAAGGCGCAGGCATTGTTAGCGGCCAATCGGGCCAGCTACGAGGTGCAGGAATTTCACCGCGCGCTGGAAGCGATTTGGGCTGTCCTGGGTGATACCAATGCCTACTTTGCCGACCAGGCTCCCTGGGTGCTCCGGAAAACCGATCCGGAGCGGATGGCTACGGTGCTCTACGTGACGCTTGAAGTTTTGCGGATTGTAGCTTTGCTGATTCAGCCGGTTATGCCAGGATCGGCAGCTAAATTGCTGGACGTTTTGGGAGTGTCGGCGGCTGAAGGCGCGCGAGACTTCACCGCCGTCGAAACTCCGCTGGTCGCTGGCACGGCGCTACCAGCGCCGTCGCCAATCTTCCCGCGTTACGAAGAGCCCGCCGAAGCCTCAGCCCACGGCAAACCCCAAACACACTAA
- a CDS encoding ABC transporter permease produces the protein MLQIAFAQVRLHARRFVAIALAVLLAVAFLVATLLVNSSTQATLKASVGQSFAKADAVVTGGKSKPLDTEALKATEKIPGVAASYGQISLSVQAKAESGSFNALLKNSPADQALEASTLLSGAFPTAPGQAVIDEETAKRNSLQLGSELTITSSDGQSAPVKITGIMQPSADPMSSGSAQLLTASQTVAPLASTPMSYANIQLKLDGGLSDAKRAEISQALNGAGYADATVRSADEETNTVMKSFTGGNDSLTLVLLAFAAIAIIFAVLVVSNTFSVLVAQRTRELALLRCVGAKKSQIRNSILVEAVVVGFIASAAGVTLALAGMALLIKWISSMPQNHFATFEANWQAVVIGLVVGILLTIGAALIPARAATSVAPLAAMRPTEDAALSNRGGKVRLTIGGLLIGLGGLLLAAGAISTNLAFALPGGAMTFFGVLLCGSLFIPRLVATFGKLAAPAGVPGKLAALNAVRSPGRTTATASALLIGVTLVSIMLTGASTARSAFSSTLDDRYPVDVTADAGHYTPGQIAALKSVNGVAAVAQLPIVGTIDNQGANVPVLGISSADAAAVISAEGNRVQPGKLLMPKSTTDTSKSITLPNGSKELPVAASNSRTFGSMVNLATIPAPADAKAEAWIKLVPGLSGAQILDLRGQVAKTLGVQDSAVNGGALEKASFNQVIDILLLVVTALLGIAVLIALIGVANTLSLSVLERTRENALLRALGLTRRGLRSMLALEAVLIAGVAALIGVALGTLYGWLGTQSALGSFATVLPNVPWLELLVVVGIAAVAGLAASVVPARRAARLSPVEGLATE, from the coding sequence ATGCTGCAAATCGCATTCGCCCAAGTCCGATTGCACGCCAGACGCTTCGTCGCTATCGCCTTGGCTGTGTTGCTCGCCGTCGCTTTTTTGGTTGCCACTCTGTTGGTCAATTCCTCGACCCAAGCGACGCTAAAAGCCAGTGTTGGCCAGTCCTTTGCAAAAGCCGACGCCGTGGTGACTGGCGGCAAGAGCAAGCCGCTCGATACCGAAGCACTCAAGGCCACGGAGAAGATTCCGGGCGTTGCCGCAAGCTATGGCCAGATCAGTCTTTCCGTTCAAGCTAAAGCCGAATCAGGCAGTTTCAACGCGCTGCTCAAGAACTCTCCCGCTGACCAAGCTTTAGAGGCATCAACATTGCTTTCCGGCGCTTTTCCTACTGCGCCTGGCCAAGCAGTAATCGATGAAGAAACAGCAAAGCGCAATTCGCTCCAGCTCGGATCCGAACTGACAATAACTAGTTCCGACGGTCAATCTGCACCAGTCAAAATCACCGGAATTATGCAGCCCAGCGCGGACCCCATGTCATCTGGCTCCGCCCAGTTGCTTACTGCCTCACAAACAGTCGCTCCGCTAGCAAGCACACCAATGAGTTACGCCAACATCCAGCTCAAGCTCGACGGCGGCCTCTCCGATGCCAAACGCGCTGAAATTTCGCAAGCCCTGAACGGCGCGGGATATGCCGACGCTACCGTGCGAAGCGCGGATGAAGAGACCAACACCGTCATGAAGAGCTTTACCGGCGGGAATGACAGTCTGACGCTGGTTCTGCTCGCTTTCGCTGCCATCGCGATTATTTTCGCGGTGTTGGTCGTCTCAAACACCTTTTCAGTTTTGGTCGCGCAACGGACAAGAGAACTTGCTTTGTTGCGTTGTGTAGGAGCCAAAAAGAGCCAGATCCGAAACTCGATACTGGTCGAAGCAGTCGTTGTCGGGTTTATCGCCTCGGCGGCCGGAGTTACACTGGCGCTGGCCGGAATGGCGCTATTGATCAAATGGATCAGCAGCATGCCCCAGAACCATTTTGCCACTTTTGAAGCCAACTGGCAGGCCGTGGTTATTGGGCTCGTCGTCGGAATCCTCCTCACTATCGGTGCCGCTTTGATCCCAGCCCGCGCAGCTACTTCGGTCGCCCCGTTGGCAGCAATGCGACCGACCGAAGATGCTGCTCTGAGTAATCGCGGCGGCAAAGTCCGACTGACGATCGGCGGACTGCTGATTGGTTTGGGCGGCTTGCTCTTAGCAGCGGGCGCAATCTCAACGAATCTCGCATTTGCTCTGCCCGGTGGCGCAATGACCTTTTTCGGCGTCCTTCTGTGCGGTTCGCTCTTCATCCCGCGACTGGTTGCGACCTTTGGCAAGTTGGCTGCCCCAGCTGGCGTTCCGGGCAAGCTCGCCGCGCTCAATGCGGTGCGCAGTCCAGGACGGACAACCGCGACTGCTTCCGCTTTACTCATTGGCGTTACCCTGGTGTCAATTATGCTGACGGGTGCTTCAACGGCTCGGAGCGCTTTTAGTTCGACCTTGGACGATCGCTATCCAGTGGATGTCACTGCCGACGCCGGGCACTACACACCCGGCCAGATCGCTGCGTTGAAATCAGTCAACGGCGTCGCCGCAGTAGCACAACTGCCGATCGTCGGCACCATTGATAATCAAGGAGCGAACGTTCCCGTCCTTGGCATATCTTCGGCGGATGCTGCGGCAGTTATTAGCGCGGAGGGTAACCGTGTGCAGCCGGGCAAACTGCTCATGCCTAAGTCCACAACTGACACTTCGAAAAGCATCACCTTGCCTAATGGCAGCAAGGAACTTCCCGTTGCTGCCTCAAATTCTAGAACCTTTGGTTCGATGGTCAATTTAGCTACAATTCCAGCGCCTGCCGATGCCAAAGCTGAAGCCTGGATCAAGTTGGTGCCGGGGTTGAGCGGTGCCCAGATTCTGGATTTACGTGGACAAGTGGCCAAAACACTTGGCGTCCAAGATTCCGCCGTCAATGGCGGAGCATTGGAGAAAGCGTCTTTCAACCAGGTCATCGACATCTTGCTCCTGGTGGTGACAGCATTACTCGGAATCGCAGTATTGATTGCGCTGATCGGCGTGGCCAATACGCTCTCGCTGTCGGTCTTGGAACGGACTCGAGAGAATGCGCTACTTCGGGCACTTGGACTGACTAGACGGGGCCTACGCAGCATGCTCGCCTTGGAAGCCGTGTTGATTGCCGGGGTGGCAGCTCTGATCGGCGTCGCCCTCGGTACGTTGTACGGCTGGCTGGGTACCCAATCCGCACTAGGTAGCTTTGCCACTGTGCTACCCAATGTGCCGTGGTTAGAGCTGCTTGTTGTGGTGGGCATCGCAGCCGTGGCTGGCCTAGCTGCTTCTGTTGTACCCGCCCGGCGCGCAGCAAGACTTTCCCCCGTAGAAGGTCTAGCCACCGAATAA